In Alicyclobacillus macrosporangiidus CPP55, a single window of DNA contains:
- a CDS encoding peptidylprolyl isomerase produces the protein MLHPKWRMGAAALLFIGLAGCGSAGNTTNAANEGNRSAGTAAGKPQWSQPPAMQIDPAKQYDAVFHTNYGDFTVSLFAKESPRTVNNFVFLCEHHFYDNDKFFRIIQPFMIQTGDPLNNGTGGPGYQFADELPPKHSYTPGIVAMANAGPNTNGSQFFICTGPDAKALDQNPNYTQFGQVTSGMDVVQKIAAIPVTNNPMTGERSFPTKDAVIKTIDIQVH, from the coding sequence ATGCTTCATCCGAAATGGCGTATGGGCGCGGCGGCGCTTTTGTTCATCGGACTGGCCGGCTGCGGATCGGCCGGCAACACGACCAACGCGGCCAATGAAGGCAACCGTTCAGCCGGGACCGCGGCAGGAAAACCCCAATGGTCCCAGCCGCCGGCCATGCAGATCGACCCGGCCAAACAGTACGACGCGGTGTTCCACACCAACTACGGGGATTTCACCGTATCCCTCTTCGCCAAGGAGAGTCCTCGGACCGTGAACAACTTCGTGTTCCTGTGCGAACACCACTTTTACGACAACGACAAGTTCTTCCGCATCATTCAACCGTTCATGATCCAGACAGGCGATCCGCTCAACAACGGCACCGGCGGCCCCGGCTACCAGTTCGCCGACGAGTTGCCGCCCAAGCACTCGTACACGCCGGGGATCGTCGCCATGGCCAACGCCGGGCCGAACACCAACGGGAGCCAGTTCTTCATCTGCACCGGCCCGGACGCCAAGGCCCTCGATCAAAATCCGAACTACACCCAGTTCGGGCAAGTGACGAGCGGCATGGACGTCGTGCAGAAGATCGCCGCCATCCCCGTGACCAACAACCCGATGACCGGCGAGCGGAGCTTCCCGACAAAGGACGCTGTCATCAAGACCATCGACATCCAGGTCCATTGA
- a CDS encoding AMP-dependent synthetase/ligase encodes MQEARNLLEMLYTSVERYGERTALWDPLEDGSYATWTYEQLWRDIHRVASRLAECGVGRGDFVGLIATTRAWWPIADFAIMSLGAHTVPVYPSVPSNQVQFILAHAGVRAVFVENAEQLEKVVAEQAHLPALEFVVVLDEVADGPLERARALWPVYRLRDWLRGSAGLTDAEWEARWRALPPEHVATIVYTSGTTGFPKGVQLTHGNLVANVEGIRHVVRIRPEDRSLSYLPLSHIFERTAGQFVPLQAGASIAYSRGMKYITEEFVRMPPTVFTTVPRLLEKVYEAVQARIQAARGLRRRMMERALALGTAARVEGRPVPAWELALYDRLVLRKVRQALGGRIRAVIVGGAPMPLYVGRFFTAIGVPVAEGYGMTETSPVVSANFPEQPRLGTAGKVLPNLEVRIAEDGEVLVRGPSVTPGYLHNEEATREAIDADGWLHTGDIGELSEDGYLRITDRKKNLLVLSTGKKVTPAPIEGAIVQNPYIDQALLIGAGYKYVSVIVVPNEEAVGRWLAERGRHLPRAQWSDDAELADFLLAQVTQATAGFARFEQPKKVLVAREPFTLENELLTPTLKIRARNVLALYAKEIEALYSEAKETAPA; translated from the coding sequence ATGCAGGAAGCGCGAAACTTGCTGGAAATGCTCTACACGTCGGTGGAACGGTACGGAGAGCGCACCGCGCTGTGGGATCCGCTGGAAGACGGCAGCTACGCCACGTGGACCTATGAACAGCTGTGGCGGGACATCCACCGCGTGGCGTCCCGGTTGGCAGAATGCGGGGTGGGGCGGGGCGATTTCGTCGGTCTCATCGCGACCACGCGGGCCTGGTGGCCGATTGCGGACTTCGCCATCATGAGCCTCGGCGCGCACACGGTGCCCGTGTATCCAAGCGTCCCGTCCAATCAGGTGCAATTCATCCTGGCACACGCCGGCGTGCGTGCGGTGTTCGTGGAGAACGCCGAACAGTTGGAAAAGGTGGTGGCCGAGCAGGCCCATCTGCCCGCGCTGGAGTTCGTCGTGGTGCTCGACGAGGTCGCCGACGGGCCACTGGAAAGGGCGCGGGCGCTTTGGCCGGTGTACCGGCTGCGCGACTGGCTGCGCGGGAGTGCGGGCCTGACGGACGCCGAGTGGGAAGCGCGTTGGCGTGCCCTGCCGCCGGAGCACGTGGCGACCATCGTGTACACGTCGGGCACGACCGGGTTTCCAAAGGGGGTTCAGCTGACCCATGGCAACCTGGTCGCCAACGTGGAAGGCATCCGCCATGTGGTGCGCATTCGTCCCGAGGATCGATCGCTGTCCTATCTGCCCCTGTCCCACATCTTCGAGCGCACCGCCGGGCAGTTCGTCCCCCTGCAGGCGGGAGCGTCCATCGCTTACTCGCGCGGGATGAAGTACATCACGGAGGAATTTGTGCGCATGCCGCCGACGGTGTTCACGACGGTGCCGCGGCTGCTCGAGAAGGTGTACGAGGCGGTGCAGGCCCGGATCCAGGCGGCCCGTGGGCTGCGCAGGCGGATGATGGAGCGGGCGCTGGCCTTGGGAACGGCGGCGCGCGTCGAGGGCCGGCCGGTGCCGGCGTGGGAATTGGCGCTGTACGACCGGCTGGTGCTGCGCAAGGTTCGCCAGGCGTTGGGGGGCAGGATTCGGGCTGTCATTGTCGGCGGGGCGCCGATGCCCCTGTACGTGGGACGCTTCTTCACCGCCATCGGCGTGCCGGTGGCGGAAGGATACGGGATGACGGAGACCTCGCCGGTGGTGAGCGCCAACTTCCCGGAACAACCCAGGCTCGGCACGGCGGGCAAGGTGTTGCCGAACCTCGAGGTGCGCATCGCGGAAGACGGCGAGGTGTTGGTGCGGGGGCCGAGCGTAACGCCCGGGTACCTGCACAACGAGGAGGCCACGCGGGAGGCGATTGACGCCGACGGCTGGCTGCACACCGGAGACATCGGGGAACTGTCGGAGGACGGATACCTGCGTATCACCGACCGCAAAAAGAACTTATTGGTGCTCTCGACGGGCAAGAAGGTCACGCCGGCGCCCATCGAGGGGGCCATCGTGCAGAACCCGTACATCGACCAGGCGCTGCTCATCGGGGCGGGGTACAAGTACGTCAGCGTGATCGTCGTGCCAAACGAGGAGGCGGTCGGCCGGTGGTTGGCCGAGCGGGGGCGGCACTTGCCGCGCGCGCAGTGGTCCGACGACGCTGAGCTGGCCGATTTCCTGCTCGCCCAGGTGACACAGGCGACGGCCGGATTCGCCCGGTTCGAACAGCCGAAAAAGGTGTTGGTGGCACGGGAACCGTTTACGTTGGAGAATGAACTGCTGACGCCGACCTTGAAAATTCGCGCGCGCAACGTGTTGGCGTTGTATGCGAAGGAGATTGAAGCGTTGTACAGCGAGGCGAAGGAGACAGCGCCCGCTTGA
- the folE gene encoding GTP cyclohydrolase I FolE, which produces MRTETNQQVIPAPVHERNRIAEHVREILRLLGEDTTRDGLVDTPLRVAKMYEEMLGGMRMDPESVLSATFDETAQGPVIVSDITFYSLCEHHMVPFFGKAHVAYLPSRTIVGISKIARLVDVFARRLQVQERMTEQIVDTIDRVLQPHGVIALIDAEHTCMCARGIRKPGSRTITVATRGEYQHNADLRREFLQMIGRG; this is translated from the coding sequence ATGCGGACAGAAACGAACCAGCAGGTCATCCCGGCGCCGGTGCACGAGCGGAATCGAATCGCCGAGCACGTGCGGGAGATCCTCCGGTTGCTCGGCGAAGACACCACCCGTGACGGCCTCGTGGATACGCCCCTGCGGGTGGCCAAGATGTACGAAGAGATGCTCGGCGGCATGCGCATGGACCCGGAGAGCGTGCTCAGCGCGACGTTTGACGAGACGGCGCAAGGTCCGGTGATTGTCTCCGACATCACGTTCTACAGCCTGTGCGAGCACCATATGGTGCCGTTCTTCGGCAAGGCCCATGTCGCCTACCTCCCGTCGCGGACCATCGTCGGGATCAGCAAGATCGCCCGCCTGGTGGACGTGTTCGCCCGCCGGCTGCAGGTCCAAGAGCGTATGACGGAGCAGATTGTGGACACCATCGACCGGGTGCTGCAGCCCCACGGCGTGATCGCGTTGATTGACGCGGAACACACGTGCATGTGCGCGCGCGGGATCCGCAAGCCCGGGTCGCGCACCATCACGGTCGCGACCCGCGGCGAGTACCAGCATAACGCGGATCTGCGGCGCGAGTTCCTGCAGATGATCGGCCGCGGCTGA
- a CDS encoding ATP-dependent helicase, whose amino-acid sequence MTATPAAAVDLLDGLNPEQRQAVTTVEGPLLVVAGAGSGKTSVLTRRIAYLLQAHQVPVHHVLAITFTNKAAREMKERIRALVGRQADDLWMGTFHSVCVKILRREAEGIGYTPAFTILDADDQKSAIQQAMLDLNLDLKKFDAGAIQAAISRWKNELRGPGQLRAKDTQRLGDQVAAQVYQLYQKRLFAANAMDFDDLIGHTVQLLETRADVRERYQDKFRYIHVDEYQDTNHAQYRLVRLLAGKHRNLCVVGDSDQAIYAWRGADITNILHFERDYPDCKTITLETNYRSTEIILEAANEVIRHNTRRKEKNLRSVRGRGEPIRVTALTDGEDEARYVADQIRMHVEAGGRYGDCAVLYRANAQSRLIEEALMGQAIPYTIVGGLTFYDRREIKDVMAYLRVLANPKDEISLLRIINTPKRGLGEQTVGKLLEFAHGEGLTLFDALGRAREAGVGDKAAEAAEQFHAMMEELMVWMDGMPVSDFLAEVLHATGYRRMYAESPKKEDQQRLENLDELFSVTKSFDRRRQGSLLEFLAEVALLSDVDKEKGKPENAVRLMTLHAAKGLEFPVVFMIGMEEGVFPHARSMDDALGIEEERNLCYVGITRAQNVLHMTYCTERTLYGQVAVREPSRFLAELPATHIVHQSLTAAELYTWKPGDRVRHAQFGEGIVTAVWPASDGGEEELEVMFHPSVGMKRFPKRYAKPAG is encoded by the coding sequence ATGACAGCCACCCCTGCCGCGGCGGTTGACTTGCTGGACGGGCTCAATCCCGAACAACGTCAGGCGGTGACGACCGTCGAAGGCCCGCTCCTGGTGGTTGCGGGCGCAGGCAGCGGGAAGACGAGCGTGTTGACCCGGCGGATCGCCTACCTCCTGCAGGCGCATCAGGTTCCGGTGCACCACGTGCTCGCCATCACATTCACCAACAAGGCGGCGCGCGAGATGAAAGAGCGAATCCGGGCGCTGGTCGGCCGGCAGGCGGACGATCTGTGGATGGGCACGTTCCACAGCGTGTGCGTAAAGATCCTGCGCCGGGAGGCGGAAGGGATCGGGTACACTCCGGCGTTCACCATCCTCGACGCAGACGATCAAAAGAGCGCCATTCAACAGGCGATGCTCGACCTCAACCTGGACCTCAAAAAATTCGATGCGGGCGCCATCCAGGCGGCCATCTCCCGGTGGAAGAACGAACTGCGCGGGCCGGGTCAGCTGCGCGCCAAGGACACCCAACGCCTCGGCGACCAGGTGGCCGCACAGGTGTACCAACTGTATCAGAAGCGTCTGTTCGCCGCCAATGCGATGGACTTCGACGATCTCATCGGCCATACGGTGCAACTGCTCGAAACCCGGGCCGATGTGCGGGAGCGTTACCAGGACAAGTTCCGCTACATCCACGTGGACGAGTACCAGGACACCAATCACGCCCAGTACCGGCTGGTCCGGCTGCTCGCAGGCAAGCATCGCAACCTGTGCGTCGTCGGCGACTCGGACCAGGCCATTTACGCCTGGCGAGGCGCCGATATCACGAATATCCTCCACTTCGAGCGGGATTATCCGGACTGCAAGACCATCACCCTGGAGACGAATTACCGGTCCACCGAGATCATCCTCGAGGCGGCCAATGAAGTGATCCGCCACAACACGCGCCGCAAGGAGAAGAATTTGCGCAGCGTCCGCGGCCGCGGGGAGCCCATCCGCGTGACGGCGTTGACCGACGGCGAGGACGAGGCCCGCTATGTGGCGGATCAGATCCGCATGCACGTGGAAGCGGGTGGGCGCTATGGGGATTGCGCGGTGCTCTACCGCGCCAACGCTCAATCCCGGTTGATCGAGGAGGCGTTGATGGGGCAGGCCATCCCGTACACCATCGTCGGCGGCCTGACATTCTACGACCGCCGGGAGATCAAAGACGTCATGGCCTACCTGCGGGTGCTCGCCAATCCAAAGGATGAGATCTCGCTGCTGCGCATCATCAACACGCCGAAGCGGGGCTTGGGGGAACAGACCGTTGGCAAGCTGTTGGAATTCGCCCACGGGGAGGGGTTGACCCTGTTCGACGCCCTCGGCCGGGCGCGCGAGGCGGGCGTGGGCGACAAGGCCGCAGAGGCCGCCGAACAGTTCCACGCGATGATGGAGGAGCTGATGGTGTGGATGGATGGCATGCCGGTCAGCGATTTTCTGGCCGAGGTGCTGCACGCCACCGGCTACCGGCGCATGTACGCGGAGAGCCCCAAGAAGGAGGATCAGCAGCGGCTGGAGAACCTCGACGAGCTGTTCAGCGTGACGAAGTCCTTCGATCGCCGCCGGCAGGGCAGCCTTCTGGAGTTCTTGGCGGAGGTGGCGCTGCTCAGCGACGTCGACAAAGAGAAGGGAAAGCCTGAGAACGCGGTGCGGCTGATGACTCTGCACGCGGCGAAGGGGCTGGAGTTCCCGGTGGTGTTCATGATCGGCATGGAGGAGGGAGTCTTCCCGCACGCCCGTTCGATGGACGATGCGCTGGGCATTGAGGAGGAGCGCAACCTGTGCTACGTGGGCATCACCCGGGCGCAGAACGTGCTGCACATGACGTACTGTACGGAGCGCACGCTGTACGGGCAGGTGGCGGTTCGCGAGCCGTCGCGGTTCTTGGCGGAGCTGCCGGCGACGCACATCGTGCATCAGTCGCTGACGGCCGCCGAGCTGTACACGTGGAAGCCGGGGGATCGGGTGCGCCACGCTCAGTTCGGCGAGGGCATCGTGACGGCGGTGTGGCCGGCCTCCGACGGCGGGGAGGAGGAGCTGGAGGTGATGTTCCACCCGTCCGTCGGGATGAAGCGGTTCCCCAAGCGGTATGCGAAACCCGCCGGATGA
- a CDS encoding GNAT family N-acetyltransferase, whose product MRAKGKGHTRGRPAVRVSAVLASGPAQRAGRAGAKTGGRKTGKRRTHGARSSKPAEALLTFRARQPGDDAFIMQLTEAQLGDVHQQSFGAPFPREQFLAYLRSGAPTVVVEKNGKPIGYYSYLIGPDGKMHVSAMVIDPAHQSEGIGTRVMQHMEDQARANGVHTMEVFVQANNERSLAFTRKLGFVEQFRVAPNSICFQKPVAGVARSGGPAPGTGVQPAQQAPGMPVGVPPM is encoded by the coding sequence ATGCGGGCAAAGGGAAAGGGACACACCCGGGGCCGTCCGGCGGTTCGCGTTTCGGCGGTGTTGGCGTCCGGGCCGGCGCAGCGCGCCGGACGGGCAGGCGCCAAGACCGGAGGACGGAAGACCGGAAAGCGCCGAACGCATGGTGCGCGCTCCAGCAAACCGGCAGAGGCCCTGTTGACGTTTCGGGCGCGACAGCCTGGCGACGATGCGTTCATCATGCAGTTGACGGAAGCGCAGTTGGGCGATGTGCATCAACAGTCGTTCGGGGCACCGTTTCCGAGGGAACAGTTTCTTGCGTATCTCAGGTCCGGCGCGCCTACCGTGGTTGTGGAAAAAAACGGCAAACCGATCGGGTATTACTCCTATCTCATCGGCCCGGACGGAAAGATGCACGTCAGCGCCATGGTGATCGATCCCGCTCATCAATCCGAGGGGATCGGCACACGCGTGATGCAGCACATGGAGGATCAGGCCAGGGCGAACGGCGTGCATACGATGGAGGTGTTCGTGCAGGCCAACAACGAAAGAAGCCTGGCCTTCACGCGTAAGCTGGGCTTCGTTGAGCAATTTCGGGTCGCACCCAACTCCATCTGTTTTCAAAAGCCTGTGGCAGGGGTGGCCCGTTCGGGAGGGCCAGCACCTGGGACGGGTGTGCAGCCCGCCCAACAGGCACCCGGAATGCCGGTGGGTGTCCCGCCCATGTGA
- a CDS encoding DNA-3-methyladenine glycosylase I, with product MASVEDKPRCRWVTDEQLARYHDEEWGHPPQSDAGWFEFVVLETFQAGLSWRTVLHKREAFRRAFAGFEPGAVARFTDDDVRRLLSDPGIIRNRKKIEAAVENARIALQLAETHGSLAAFFHGLASCPDPLRVLQETFRFVGRTTAESIAFATGLLAPPHDPGCWKAYTEQAQAGGAQGSEAGTASV from the coding sequence ATGGCGTCGGTGGAGGACAAGCCTCGCTGCCGGTGGGTGACGGACGAACAATTGGCGCGGTATCACGACGAGGAGTGGGGACACCCCCCGCAATCGGACGCGGGATGGTTCGAATTCGTCGTCCTCGAGACCTTTCAAGCCGGGTTGAGCTGGCGGACGGTTTTGCACAAACGGGAGGCCTTCCGGCGGGCGTTTGCCGGCTTCGAGCCTGGCGCCGTCGCTCGTTTCACGGACGACGACGTCCGCCGGTTGCTGTCTGACCCCGGCATCATCCGCAACCGCAAGAAGATTGAAGCCGCGGTGGAAAACGCCCGCATCGCGCTGCAGCTGGCGGAAACGCACGGATCTCTGGCAGCGTTTTTTCACGGGCTGGCGTCCTGTCCCGACCCCCTGCGCGTCTTGCAGGAGACCTTCCGGTTCGTCGGCCGCACGACGGCGGAGAGCATCGCCTTTGCCACCGGTCTCCTTGCCCCGCCCCACGATCCGGGGTGCTGGAAGGCTTACACGGAGCAGGCGCAGGCGGGTGGCGCGCAGGGGTCAGAGGCCGGTACCGCCTCCGTTTGA